In one Streptomyces marincola genomic region, the following are encoded:
- a CDS encoding ferredoxin, producing MNVYLDQDKCVASGQCVLAAPGIFDQREEDGIAVLLDPAPPAGRARDLHDAEDLCPALAIRVDDAQGTPATGDRPA from the coding sequence ATGAACGTGTACCTCGACCAGGACAAATGCGTCGCCTCCGGGCAGTGCGTCCTCGCCGCGCCCGGCATCTTCGACCAGCGGGAGGAGGACGGCATCGCCGTGCTCCTCGACCCCGCCCCACCCGCCGGCCGCGCCCGCGACCTCCACGACGCCGAAGACCTGTGCCCCGCGCTCGCGATCCGCGTCGACGACGCCCAGGGAACGCCCGCCACCGGCGACCGCCCCGCCTGA